From the Roseibium sp. HPY-6 genome, one window contains:
- a CDS encoding GNAT family N-acetyltransferase, with the protein MQTPVLETGRLVLRPPHADDIDRCAELLGDYQVAKMLSRVPYPYDLEQGRQYLERSVARWENLAEADELGFHIDHEGELIGGLGFKKLQGTPEIGYWLGRAYWGKGFMSEALNAAIGWVFENTIHERLACEAMMENPASIKVMERTGFRPVGEVNCASVSRGETLPAIRSEMTRADFMRGL; encoded by the coding sequence ATGCAAACCCCTGTGCTTGAAACCGGACGCCTGGTGTTAAGACCACCGCATGCCGACGATATCGACCGATGCGCAGAACTCCTTGGCGATTACCAGGTCGCCAAGATGCTCTCACGGGTCCCCTATCCATACGACCTTGAACAGGGACGTCAGTATCTGGAAAGGTCCGTTGCTCGCTGGGAAAATCTTGCGGAAGCAGACGAACTCGGCTTTCACATTGACCATGAAGGCGAATTGATCGGCGGCTTGGGCTTCAAAAAGTTGCAGGGGACCCCCGAGATCGGCTATTGGCTGGGGCGAGCCTACTGGGGCAAGGGGTTCATGAGCGAAGCCTTGAATGCAGCGATCGGCTGGGTGTTTGAAAACACGATCCATGAACGGCTTGCCTGTGAAGCCATGATGGAAAACCCGGCTTCGATCAAGGTGATGGAAAGAACCGGATTTCGCCCTGTCGGCGAAGTCAATTGCGCAAGCGTATCACGCGGTGAAACGTTGCCTGCCATCAGAAGCGAAATGACACGAGCGGACTTTATGCGCGGTCTTTGA
- the obgE gene encoding GTPase ObgE, with protein MKFLDQAKIYVRSGNGGAGCVSFRREKYIEYGGPDGGDGGKGGDVIVECVDGLNTLIDYRYKQHFKAETGIHGMGRNRTGAHGKDVVLKVPVGTQILEDDNETLIADLTELGQRVHLLKGGNGGFGNAHFKSSVNQAPRRANPGLEGEEKWVWLRLKLIADAGLVGLPNAGKSTFLATVSAAKPKIADYPFTTLHPNLGIVQIDGHSFAMADIPGLIEGAHEGTGLGDRFLGHVERTRVLLHLVDGSGLEDPGEAYKVVRGELDAYGAGLTEKPEIVALSKCDALTEDMIAEKATALEVACGQKPLILSSASGLNVDRALRMIVRAIDRDKEEAANQVPAPEQEGWHP; from the coding sequence ATGAAATTCCTCGATCAGGCCAAGATCTACGTGCGATCCGGCAATGGCGGCGCTGGCTGTGTCTCGTTCCGGCGTGAAAAATACATTGAATATGGCGGGCCTGACGGCGGTGACGGCGGCAAGGGCGGCGATGTGATCGTTGAATGCGTCGATGGTTTGAACACGCTCATCGACTATCGCTACAAGCAGCATTTCAAGGCCGAAACCGGCATTCACGGCATGGGCCGGAACCGCACCGGTGCGCATGGCAAGGATGTGGTGCTGAAGGTCCCCGTCGGAACCCAGATCCTGGAAGACGACAACGAGACGCTGATTGCCGACCTGACCGAACTCGGCCAGCGTGTCCACCTTCTCAAGGGCGGCAATGGCGGCTTTGGCAATGCGCATTTCAAGTCGTCGGTCAATCAGGCGCCGCGGCGTGCCAACCCCGGGCTTGAAGGCGAAGAGAAATGGGTTTGGCTGCGCCTGAAACTCATTGCCGATGCGGGTCTTGTCGGGCTTCCGAATGCGGGAAAGTCGACATTTCTGGCCACTGTCTCTGCGGCAAAACCGAAGATTGCCGACTATCCGTTCACGACGCTCCATCCCAATCTTGGCATTGTCCAGATCGACGGGCACAGTTTTGCGATGGCTGATATTCCCGGCCTGATCGAAGGCGCGCACGAAGGAACTGGCCTTGGCGACCGCTTTCTCGGTCACGTGGAGAGAACGCGGGTTCTCTTGCATCTGGTTGATGGCTCGGGGCTGGAAGATCCCGGTGAAGCCTACAAGGTTGTGCGCGGTGAACTGGATGCCTATGGCGCAGGTCTTACCGAAAAGCCTGAAATCGTGGCGCTCTCCAAGTGCGACGCTCTTACGGAGGACATGATCGCGGAAAAAGCGACGGCGCTCGAAGTCGCCTGCGGTCAAAAGCCCCTTATCCTGTCATCGGCGAGCGGTCTGAATGTGGATCGCGCATTGCGCATGATTGTGCGTGCTATCGACAGGGACAAGGAAGAAGCCGCCAATCAGGTTCCGGCGCCAGAACAGGAGGGGTGGCATCCCTGA
- the proB gene encoding glutamate 5-kinase, whose translation MATDLSRSLGRYKRIVVKIGSALLVERGELKRTWLEALVSDIVMLSEAQSEVLIVSSGSIALGRGVLGLPQGPLKLEESQAAAAAGQIALAQAYADVLGQQGKKAGQILLTLGDTEERRRYLNARATIGMLLKMRAVPIINENDSVATSEIRYGDNDRLAARVATMASADCLVLLSDIDGLYTAPPAQNPEAVFLPEVPRITSEIEAMAGSAGSELSRGGMKTKIDAGKIATAAGTSMVITSGKELNPLKRLHEGGRGTWFPALATPSSARKAWIGGHLEPRGNISLDEGAVRALKSGKSLLPAGVTAVSGTFSRGDAITLLSPDGRTIGRGLVAYDVDEARLIAGRNSREIEAIVGYPGRAEMIHRDDLVLEDAFLNGTR comes from the coding sequence ATGGCAACCGACCTGTCCCGCAGTCTCGGCCGCTACAAGCGTATTGTCGTGAAGATCGGTTCTGCCTTGCTGGTGGAACGTGGCGAGCTGAAACGCACCTGGCTGGAAGCGCTGGTGAGCGATATCGTCATGCTCTCCGAGGCGCAATCAGAGGTCTTGATCGTGTCATCCGGTTCGATTGCCCTCGGACGCGGTGTTCTTGGATTGCCGCAAGGCCCGCTCAAGTTGGAGGAAAGCCAGGCGGCTGCCGCGGCGGGTCAGATCGCACTTGCGCAGGCTTATGCCGATGTCCTCGGCCAGCAAGGCAAAAAGGCCGGACAGATCCTGCTGACCCTTGGAGATACCGAAGAAAGGCGACGTTACCTCAATGCGCGGGCGACGATCGGCATGCTTTTGAAGATGAGAGCCGTTCCGATCATCAACGAAAACGATTCTGTAGCGACCTCCGAAATCCGCTATGGCGACAATGACCGGCTTGCTGCGCGCGTCGCTACGATGGCCAGCGCGGACTGTCTGGTCCTTCTGTCGGATATCGACGGGCTGTATACGGCCCCTCCCGCGCAGAACCCGGAGGCGGTATTCCTGCCCGAAGTCCCGCGCATCACTTCTGAAATTGAAGCCATGGCGGGCAGTGCCGGGTCGGAACTGTCCCGCGGCGGCATGAAAACAAAGATCGACGCAGGGAAAATCGCGACGGCCGCCGGTACATCCATGGTAATTACGTCCGGCAAGGAACTGAACCCGCTCAAGCGTCTGCATGAGGGTGGCCGCGGCACATGGTTTCCGGCCCTGGCAACACCTTCGAGCGCGCGCAAGGCCTGGATCGGCGGCCATCTTGAACCGCGCGGCAACATTTCTCTGGACGAGGGCGCCGTTAGGGCGCTGAAATCCGGCAAGAGCCTTCTGCCGGCTGGCGTGACGGCGGTATCCGGAACGTTTTCGCGCGGCGATGCCATCACGCTGCTCAGCCCCGACGGACGCACGATCGGCCGCGGGCTCGTTGCTTATGATGTTGATGAAGCCCGCCTGATCGCGGGACGGAACAGCCGCGAGATCGAGGCAATCGTCGGCTACCCGGGACGTGCGGAGATGATCCACCGGGACGATCTCGTACTTGAGGATGCGTTTTTAAACGGAACGCGCTAA